The Hymenobacter swuensis DY53 genome includes the window TTAATCAGTAGTCAAGGTAAGCAAAGCCTACTATACTAATATAGTAAGCCGTAACCACTGCTCTTTTGGTGCCGAAACCGAAGCAGTGAAATGGCTACTGTCAGCCCCTTCTTCCCGGTATCGTTAGCGCACAGCCGGCCTATCGTCCCGTTCGGCCATTAGCTGCCGGAATGGCCTCGGGCAGCCAATGGCCGAACGGCGGTAATTGAAGCGGGATGTGTAACTTAGCCACCACCACTTCCCGCCTGCTGCACTTGTCTCGCTTCTCTTTTTCGCGGCTGTGGCTGCTGCTGCTGGCCGCCCTGCTGGGGGCGGCGCTGGCCGCCTGTACATCCGCTACGCCTCCCCGCCCCATCTACCGCATTGGCTTTTCGCAGAGCGTGAGCTCCGGCGACTGGCGGCAGGCCATGCTGGCGGGCATGGAGCGGGAGCTGGCGTTCCACCCGGAAATTCAGTTTCTGATGCGCGATGCGCAAAGCAGCAGCCAGCGCCAGCAGCAGCAGATCCATGACTTGCTGCAGGCCGGGGCCGATGTGCTGATTGTGGCCCCCAACGAGGAACAGGCGTTGTCGCCGGCCATTGAGGAAGCCTATCGGCGCGGCGTGCCCGTGATACTGCTGGACCGCCACACAACCTCTCCGCACTATGCGGCCTACGTAGGCGGCGACAATACCGGGGTAGGGGCCGCCGCCGCGCGCTACGCGGCTCAGCTGCTCCTACAGCGCGGCCAAGTAGTGGAAATTACCGGCTCGTCTTCTTCCGTTACCAAAGAGCGGCACAATGGGTTTGTGCAGACGTTGCGGGCATACCCGCAGATGCGCGTGGTGGGCGCAGTAGCCGGCGACTGGGGTACCACCGCGCTACAGCCGGCTCTCACAGAGCTGCTCCGGAAGTATCCGGAAACCCGGCTGATTTTCGCCCATAGCGACCTGATGGCCCAGGGTGCCTACGAGGTATGCCAGAAGCTGGGCCGGAAGGATATCCGTATTATCGGGGTAGATGGGCTGGCGGGGGCGGACAACGGGCTGGAAATGGTGCAGCAGGGTAGGAGCACGGCTTCCCTGTTCTACTCGCCGGGTGGGGAGGAAGCCATCCGCGTGGCCCTCCGGATTCTGCACCACCAAGCCTACGAGCGGGAGAACATTCTGGGCACCATCGTCATCGACTCCACCAACGCCCTGACGCTGCAGCAGCAGGCCGCTAAGCTCACCAGCCAGCAGGAAGGTATTGAGCAACAGCAAATCCTGCTGCGCACCTTGCAGGCCACGTACGCCAGTCAGCGCACGGTGTTGTATGGGTTGGTGATTTCGCTGCTGGCGGCGGTAGTGCTGGGAGCCAGCGCCTGGCGGGCGGCCCGCAACAACCGCCGCATCAACCAGGAGCTAGCCCGGCAAAACGAAGCCAATAACGCCATCAACCAGGAGTTGGTGCGGCAGAATGAGGCTAACGACGTCATCAACCGCCAGCTCAGCACTCAGAACGAGGAAATCAGAGCCCAGCGCAACCAGATTGCGGAGCTGGCTGAGCAGGCCCGCCGCGAAACCGAGGCCAAGCTGCGCTTCTTCACCAACTTCTCCCACGAGCTGCGCACCCCGCTCACCCTCATTATGGGCCCGGTGGAGGAGATGCTAACCGGCCGCAGTAGCGCAGCCCTGCAGCCTACCCAG containing:
- a CDS encoding hybrid sensor histidine kinase/response regulator transcription factor, whose product is MCNLATTTSRLLHLSRFSFSRLWLLLLAALLGAALAACTSATPPRPIYRIGFSQSVSSGDWRQAMLAGMERELAFHPEIQFLMRDAQSSSQRQQQQIHDLLQAGADVLIVAPNEEQALSPAIEEAYRRGVPVILLDRHTTSPHYAAYVGGDNTGVGAAAARYAAQLLLQRGQVVEITGSSSSVTKERHNGFVQTLRAYPQMRVVGAVAGDWGTTALQPALTELLRKYPETRLIFAHSDLMAQGAYEVCQKLGRKDIRIIGVDGLAGADNGLEMVQQGRSTASLFYSPGGEEAIRVALRILHHQAYERENILGTIVIDSTNALTLQQQAAKLTSQQEGIEQQQILLRTLQATYASQRTVLYGLVISLLAAVVLGASAWRAARNNRRINQELARQNEANNAINQELVRQNEANDVINRQLSTQNEEIRAQRNQIAELAEQARRETEAKLRFFTNFSHELRTPLTLIMGPVEEMLTGRSSAALQPTQRHDLGLIRRNTQRLLQLVNQLLDFRKIEVGKMAVQAHEEDVVAFVRELVETFEPAARVQQVALTFVPTEPVLPAWFDRNVLDKVFFNLLSNALKYTPRGGHITVRVQPTDDGRSLQVQVTDTGRGIRPQDSPHIFEWFYQGEQPTTGKGSGMGLALAQGLVRLHQGQLTVSSQLGQGSTFTVTLPRELPAELRSLDSAEPLDFSMDEPLALPSAEAEVPAAEAEALVLVIEDNADVNEFVARKLRPHFRVQSAADGKAGLQLATDLIPDLIVCDVMMPGLSGLEVVARLRADWRTSHIPVILLTARNAPEQQLEGVQAGADVYLTKPFNPAFLLESVRTLLANRARQREHLSRELTATLETPTPPNPDQEFVQALTAQVEADLTRTDLTVEELAHTLGFSRMQLYRKVKAVLGTSITDFIQSVRLQKACELLQSETMSVTAVAYEVGYASHSYFSNSFKARYGLAPSEFRARHQAGVS